Proteins found in one Thermodesulfovibrionales bacterium genomic segment:
- a CDS encoding Mth938-like domain-containing protein: MHIDDYNFGQIVVDNKTYTSDLIIYPHRIDASWWREEGHLLQKADLRDVIAAKPNILVIGTGAMGVMKVPESTVAFLQSQGITVIIEKTGKAVETFNTMTGRKKIIGAFHLTC, encoded by the coding sequence ATGCATATTGACGACTATAATTTTGGACAGATTGTCGTTGACAACAAGACTTACACCTCTGACCTTATTATTTATCCCCACAGGATCGACGCGTCGTGGTGGCGTGAAGAGGGACACCTTCTCCAGAAGGCTGATCTCAGGGACGTCATTGCTGCAAAGCCGAACATCCTCGTCATAGGGACAGGGGCCATGGGTGTGATGAAGGTGCCCGAAAGCACCGTCGCCTTTCTCCAATCTCAGGGAATCACGGTCATCATCGAAAAAACAGGAAAGGCTGTAGAGACCTTCAACACCATGACTGGCCGCAAGAAGATCATAGGAGCTTTTCATCTCACCTGTTGA